A window of Streptomyces marispadix contains these coding sequences:
- a CDS encoding 1-aminocyclopropane-1-carboxylate deaminase/D-cysteine desulfhydrase, with product MLTAVHPPPRLPSPLQEIRDERFARRGVRLLLKRDDLIHPAVPGNKWRKLAPNLKAAIEGGHTALVTFGGAYSNHLRATAAAGRMLRLATVGVVRGDELAARPLNHSLARCAADGMRLLFVSRADYRHRHDPDFTERLLHGAVRTGEREDAGDPPSAGDALPAVEALRTGDLLRNAFRIPEGGSNALAVRGCSALGEELRGRTDVAAVACGTGGTLAGLAAGLGEGQSALGIPVLRGGFLAGEVRDLQRAAFGCERGDWRLDERFHFGGYARTTRELDAFAAEFAALHDLPPLEPLYVAKLLFALAALTEEGAFAPGTTVTAVVTGPR from the coding sequence GTGCTCACCGCGGTACATCCGCCCCCTCGGCTCCCCTCGCCGCTCCAGGAGATCCGGGACGAGCGGTTCGCGCGCCGTGGCGTACGGCTGCTGCTCAAGCGCGACGACCTGATACACCCCGCCGTTCCGGGCAACAAATGGCGAAAACTCGCCCCTAACCTGAAGGCCGCGATCGAAGGCGGCCACACGGCACTTGTGACCTTCGGCGGCGCCTACTCCAACCATCTGCGCGCCACGGCCGCCGCCGGGCGGATGCTCCGGCTGGCCACCGTCGGCGTCGTACGCGGCGACGAACTCGCCGCCCGCCCGCTCAACCACTCGCTGGCGCGCTGCGCCGCCGACGGCATGCGGCTGCTGTTCGTCTCCCGCGCCGACTACCGGCACCGCCACGACCCGGACTTCACCGAACGGCTGCTCCACGGGGCCGTACGCACCGGGGAGCGCGAGGACGCCGGGGACCCCCCGAGCGCCGGGGACGCGCTGCCCGCCGTGGAGGCACTGCGGACCGGAGACCTACTGCGAAACGCGTTCCGCATACCCGAGGGCGGCAGCAACGCCCTTGCCGTACGCGGCTGTTCGGCCCTGGGCGAGGAGCTGCGCGGCCGTACCGACGTGGCCGCCGTCGCCTGCGGCACGGGCGGCACGCTCGCCGGTCTCGCCGCCGGCCTGGGCGAGGGCCAGAGCGCCCTGGGAATCCCCGTGCTGCGCGGCGGCTTCCTCGCCGGGGAGGTCCGCGACCTGCAACGGGCGGCCTTCGGCTGCGAGCGCGGCGACTGGCGGCTCGACGAGCGCTTCCACTTCGGCGGCTACGCCCGCACCACCCGCGAACTGGACGCCTTCGCCGCCGAGTTCGCCGCCCTCCACGACCTGCCGCCGCTGGAGCCGCTCTACGTCGCCAAGCTGCTGTTCGCACTCGCCGCCCTCACCGAGGAGGGCGCCTTCGCACCGGGCACCACCGTGACGGCCGTCGTCACAGGCCCGCGTTAG
- a CDS encoding N-acetylmuramoyl-L-alanine amidase — MATPITASAFITALEKEGVTVEEVRDWRNHNRNHKGPWGPVHGIMLHHTVTSGAKETVDLVYDGRSDLPGPLAHGVITKDGTVHLVGHGRANHAGLGDDDVLRAVIAEDDLPKPNQMNTDGNRYFYGFECENLGDGDDPWPDEQLDAIERAATALCRHHGWNEGSVIGHLEWTNQKSDPRGFTMDSMRERIKKRLK, encoded by the coding sequence ATGGCCACACCCATCACAGCAAGCGCCTTCATCACGGCCCTCGAGAAAGAGGGCGTGACGGTCGAGGAGGTCCGCGACTGGCGGAACCACAACCGGAACCACAAGGGACCATGGGGCCCGGTCCACGGCATCATGCTCCACCACACCGTGACCAGCGGCGCCAAGGAGACGGTCGACCTCGTCTACGACGGGCGTTCCGATCTGCCCGGCCCGCTGGCGCACGGCGTCATCACCAAGGACGGCACGGTCCACCTCGTAGGCCACGGCCGCGCGAACCACGCGGGGCTCGGTGACGACGACGTGCTACGCGCGGTGATAGCGGAGGACGATCTGCCGAAACCCAACCAGATGAACACGGACGGGAACCGGTACTTCTACGGCTTCGAGTGCGAGAACCTCGGCGACGGCGACGACCCGTGGCCCGACGAGCAGCTCGACGCCATCGAGCGTGCCGCGACCGCGCTGTGCAGGCACCACGGCTGGAACGAGGGCTCGGTGATCGGTCATCTGGAGTGGACGAACCAGAAGTCCGATCCGCGCGGCTTCACGATGGACTCGATGCGCGAGCGCATCAAGAAGCGCCTGAAGTGA